A portion of the Cryptomeria japonica chromosome 5, Sugi_1.0, whole genome shotgun sequence genome contains these proteins:
- the LOC131043419 gene encoding 3,9-dihydroxypterocarpan 6A-monooxygenase-like, which produces MTSIVGLVFAVLVISMWRGKGKKLPPGPLGLPVIGHMHLFAGATHLHHTLHSLSTKYGALMQIRLGSVLSVVVSSPEMAKELLKTHDSKFSSRPQMSAIKYMAYNYSDFTFAPYGPYWKFMRKICVLELLGGRQLDQFKPIKKEEMILLLQTVYKRPVVDVASELTSLANNVISRMAMSTRCSGTDAQATECRKIVQEVIELTGKFNLGDYIFFCKNLDLQGYERQMKDVHRRFDNIMNEILEQHEQQAADNNDNDDDNGNGRPKDLIDILLSISKDKQAEVKLTRDNIKATVLDLFTAGTDTSSIATEWTLCEVIRNPEILNKAREEIKEVVGSGRLVEESDIPKMVYLQSIVKESLRLHPPGPLALRESTEECNIDGYFIPAKTRVFINIWALGRDPKHWENPLEFRPERFSESSIDVRGQHFQILPFGGGRRGCPGISLALSFIHIVLANMIHCFDWKLVNEEGGTITMANMNMEEGVGFTAPRAVPLKCMATSRFPQLSEWISC; this is translated from the exons ATGACGAGCATAGTTGGGTTAGTATTTGCAGTGTTGGTAATCTCAATGTggagaggaaaagggaagaaattgCCACCAGGTCCATTGGGATTGCCAGTAATTGGACATATGCACTTGTTCGCAGGTGCAACTCATCTGCACCACACACTGCATAGCCTGAGCACGAAATATGGGGCTCTGATGCAAATCCGTTTGGGATCAGTGCTCTCAGTGGTGGTGTCTTCTCCAGAGATGGCAAAGGAGCTTCTCAAGACCCACGACTCCAAATTCTCATCCAGGCCCCAAATGTCTGCCATTAAATACATGGCCTACAATTACTCAGACTTTACATTTGCCCCATATGGCCCCTACTGGAAATTCATGAGGAAGATCTGCGTGTTGGAGCTTTTGGGTGGCAGGCAATTGGATCAGTTCAAGCCCATTAAAAAAGAAGAAATGATCCTCTTGTTGCAGACCGTCTACAAGAGACCTGTTGTAGATGTGGCTTCCGAGCTGACTTCCTTGGCCAATAATGTTATTTCTAGAATGGCCATGAGTACCCGCTGCTCTGGCACAGATGCGCAGGCTACTGAGTGCAGGAAGATTGTACAGGAGGTGATAGAGCTCACTGGGAAGTTCAACCTGGGAGATTATATATTCTTCTGCAAGAACCTCGATTTGCAGGGCTATGAACGTCAGATGAAAGATGTTCACAGGCGTTTTGACAACATTATGAATGAGATCTTAGAGCAGCATGAACAACAAGCAGCAGATaacaatgataatgatgatgacaaTGGCAATGGCCGGCCTAAGGACCTCATTGATATTCTCCTCTCCATTTCTAAAGACAAGCAAGCTGAAGTGAAACTCACTAGAGACAATATCAAGGCCACCGTCCTG GATCTATTCACTGCGGGTACAGATACTTCATCAATTGCGACAGAATGGACACTCTGTGAGGTTATAAGAAATCCTGAAATCTTGAATAAAGCTCGTGAGGAAATTAAGGAGGTGGTAGGAAGTGGGAGACTTGTTGAAGAATCTGACATTCCCAAGATGGTTTATCTTCAGTCAATAGTGAAGGAGAGCCTACGTCTGCACCCTCCTGGGCCATTAGCACTGAGGGAATCCACAGAGGAGTGCAATATTGATGGTTATTTTATCCCTGCAAAGACAAGAGTATTTATTAACATCTGGGCTTTAGGACGAGATCCGAAACACTGGGAGAATCCTCTTGAATTTCGACCAGAGAGGTTTAGTGAGAGCAGTATTGATGTGAGGGGTCAACACTTCCAGATTCTACCATTTGGAGGTGGAAGAAGAGGATGCCCTGGAATTTCACTTGCCCTATCTTTCATTCACATCGTATTGGCCAATATGATTCACTGCTTTGATTGGAAGTTGGTGAACGAAGAAGGGGGCACTATAACTATGGCAAACATGAACATGGAAGAAGGTGTTGGGTTTACAGCTCCCAGAGCTGTCCCATTGAAGTGCATGGCTACCTCTCGATTCCCCCAATTATCAGAATGGATATCTTGTTAG